The Sphingobium aromaticiconvertens genome has a segment encoding these proteins:
- a CDS encoding MaoC family dehydratase: MAEVEYFEDIAVGTTISVGPITVTREQVIDFAREYDPQPFHLSDEEAAQTHFGSLSASGWHTTALFMKMFVAHMQEHGARQQASLGALGVDELRWLRPVRPGDTLRGTSEVIETRASASRPERGIVRSKVTLFNQHNEPVMTMQPIAMVRTRPQ; this comes from the coding sequence ATGGCAGAGGTTGAATATTTCGAGGATATTGCGGTCGGCACGACCATCTCGGTCGGACCGATCACCGTCACCCGCGAACAGGTGATCGACTTCGCCCGCGAATATGATCCCCAGCCCTTTCATCTCTCGGACGAAGAAGCCGCACAAACACATTTCGGCAGCCTGTCTGCTAGCGGCTGGCATACGACCGCCCTCTTCATGAAGATGTTCGTCGCCCATATGCAGGAACATGGCGCGCGACAGCAGGCGAGTCTGGGCGCGCTTGGCGTTGATGAACTGCGCTGGCTGCGGCCAGTGCGGCCCGGCGACACGCTACGCGGCACCAGCGAAGTGATCGAGACGCGTGCTTCCGCCAGCCGCCCCGAACGCGGCATCGTCCGGTCGAAAGTGACGTTGTTCAATCAACATAACGAGCCGGTCATGACCATGCAGCCCATCGCCATGGTCCGAACCCGTCCACAATGA
- a CDS encoding rod shape-determining protein, protein MSIFSRLFKFSSQDMAIDLGTANTVVYVRGRGIVLNEPSVVAVETLNGVKRVKAVGDDAKLMMGKTPASIEAIRPLRDGVIADIDVAEQMIKHFITKVHGGKSRPWRFPEIVICVPSGSTSVERRAIRDAASNAGASQVFLIEEPMAAAIGADMPVTEPIGSMVVDIGGGTTEVAVLSLRGLAYTTSVRVGGDKMDEAIVSFVRRHHNLLIGEATAERIKKQFGVAQPPEDGVGETIHIKGRDLVNGVPKEISINQGQIADALAEPISTIVEGVRIALENTAPELAADIVDQGIVLTGGGALLKGLDDELRDETGLPVTIAEDPLTCVAIGTGRAMEDPMFRGVLQTA, encoded by the coding sequence ATGTCGATCTTTTCGCGTCTCTTCAAATTTTCGTCGCAGGATATGGCCATCGATCTCGGTACGGCCAATACCGTGGTCTATGTACGGGGACGCGGTATCGTCCTTAATGAACCGTCAGTCGTCGCGGTCGAGACGCTGAACGGCGTGAAGCGGGTAAAGGCCGTCGGTGACGACGCGAAGCTGATGATGGGCAAGACCCCCGCTTCGATCGAAGCGATCCGTCCGTTGCGCGATGGCGTGATCGCCGACATCGACGTCGCCGAACAGATGATCAAGCATTTTATCACCAAAGTACATGGCGGCAAGTCGCGCCCCTGGCGCTTCCCTGAAATCGTGATCTGCGTACCCAGCGGCTCAACCAGTGTCGAGCGCCGCGCGATCCGCGACGCCGCCAGCAATGCCGGCGCCAGCCAGGTGTTCCTGATCGAAGAGCCGATGGCCGCCGCGATCGGCGCCGACATGCCGGTGACCGAACCGATCGGGTCGATGGTGGTCGATATTGGCGGCGGCACGACCGAAGTTGCGGTCCTCTCGCTCCGCGGCCTTGCCTACACCACCTCCGTCCGCGTCGGCGGCGACAAGATGGACGAGGCCATCGTCTCCTTCGTCCGCCGTCACCACAATCTGCTGATCGGCGAAGCCACGGCGGAGCGGATCAAGAAGCAGTTCGGCGTCGCCCAGCCCCCCGAAGACGGCGTGGGCGAAACGATCCATATCAAGGGTCGCGACCTGGTGAACGGCGTGCCCAAGGAAATCTCCATCAATCAGGGCCAAATCGCCGATGCGCTGGCCGAACCGATCAGCACGATCGTTGAGGGCGTGCGGATCGCATTGGAAAATACCGCGCCCGAACTCGCCGCCGATATTGTCGATCAGGGCATCGTCCTGACCGGCGGTGGTGCGCTGCTGAAGGGGCTGGACGACGAATTGCGCGATGAAACCGGCCTGCCGGTCACGATTGCCGAAGATCCGCTGACCTGCGTCGCGATCGGCACAGGTCGCGCCATGGAAGATCCAATGTTCCGGGGCGTGCTCCAGACCGCATAA
- the mreD gene encoding rod shape-determining protein MreD has product MIDRRMQHVPRLGHHPSRWRLEGTPVLTVMLGSMLTTLPIIAQSPILPPLGLLILLAWRLLRPELWRTWIGAPLGLFDDLMSGQPLGSAMFLWTVTLICIDVIEQRLLWRDYWQDWLIAGLAIIICLTGGLFFARITGGGAIHWMLVVPQMGWTILLFPFVARQCAWIDRWRVMA; this is encoded by the coding sequence ATGATCGATCGGCGGATGCAGCATGTGCCGCGCCTGGGGCATCATCCGTCCCGCTGGCGACTGGAGGGTACACCAGTGCTGACGGTCATGCTCGGGTCGATGCTGACCACGTTGCCGATCATCGCGCAATCACCCATCCTGCCGCCGCTGGGCCTGCTGATCCTTTTGGCATGGCGGCTACTGCGCCCCGAACTGTGGCGCACATGGATTGGCGCGCCGCTGGGACTGTTCGATGATCTCATGAGTGGCCAGCCACTTGGCTCCGCCATGTTCCTGTGGACCGTCACATTGATTTGCATCGATGTCATAGAACAGCGCCTTTTGTGGCGCGATTATTGGCAGGACTGGCTAATCGCGGGTCTGGCCATTATAATCTGCCTGACCGGTGGCCTGTTCTTCGCGCGGATAACCGGCGGTGGCGCAATACATTGGATGCTGGTAGTGCCGCAAATGGGCTGGACGATATTATTATTTCCTTTCGTCGCCCGGCAATGCGCCTGGATCGACCGCTGGCGCGTGATGGCATGA
- the mrdA gene encoding penicillin-binding protein 2 translates to MKFSKPGRRLSGGKTVTEASQSFTFTRRAMVLGGIQGGVGLMLAARMGWISVAENEKYQLLSESNRVNLTLIPPRRGWIVDRNGRPLANNRTDFRIDLIPDRVRDAEATIGALAKLLNLPTDEVDRIRDDLGKAAGFRPVQVAENLTYDQYAAVSVRLPDLPGVAPAQGFSRYYPAGAAVGHLLGYVGTANAKEYEARKDPLLITPGFKVGKDGLERAFDQHLTGKPGAKRVEVTARGKIVRELTTRPDTPGNSIKLTIDAGLQEYAGRRLATQSGAVVVLDCHNGDVLAMASMPSFDPNSFSDGISHMEWEMLSKDDHVPLRNKVLQGLFPPGSTVKPMVALALLEAGVGPQETISCGGAIRVGNTLFHCHKRRGHGALNMRGAIAQSCDIYFYQMAQRVGMDRIARMARLCGMGQKFDLPFPSQSYGTVPDPAWKQKKYDQSWQVYDTVNATIGQGYMLINPLQMAVMAARLATGRILMPNFIFGTKRTEPGTIGASDEHLTVIRDAMNAVVNGGGTGGAARMSIPGVQLAGKTGTAQVRRITMAERGGGVRGNASLPFKLRDHALFQGFAPFDNPRYAIACIIEHGGHTNRIEDAPMIASDTLSFLFDPQKAMEKLVKLEEGWGGTPAQRASKQMDAFRRAKAAEKGEFLPDAENASENTTPPSANATQAARPAPSAANATDSVDDAPLPPVPATSGATTQ, encoded by the coding sequence ATGAAATTTTCCAAGCCGGGCCGCCGACTATCCGGTGGCAAGACCGTTACCGAAGCCAGCCAATCCTTCACCTTCACCCGACGCGCCATGGTTTTGGGCGGCATACAGGGTGGCGTGGGATTAATGCTGGCCGCGCGGATGGGCTGGATCAGCGTTGCGGAAAACGAGAAATATCAGCTATTGTCTGAGAGCAATCGCGTTAATCTGACGCTGATCCCGCCCCGGCGCGGCTGGATCGTCGATCGCAACGGGCGCCCGCTGGCCAATAATCGCACCGATTTCCGCATCGATTTGATCCCCGACCGCGTCCGTGATGCCGAGGCAACGATTGGCGCGCTGGCAAAATTGTTGAACCTGCCGACGGATGAGGTTGACCGGATCAGGGATGATCTGGGCAAAGCCGCTGGATTTCGCCCAGTACAGGTCGCCGAGAACCTGACCTACGACCAATACGCAGCCGTCAGCGTGCGCCTGCCTGATCTGCCCGGCGTCGCGCCGGCACAGGGGTTTTCGCGCTATTATCCCGCTGGCGCGGCAGTGGGCCATCTTCTGGGCTATGTCGGCACGGCCAATGCCAAGGAATATGAGGCCCGCAAGGACCCCCTGCTCATCACCCCCGGTTTCAAGGTCGGCAAGGACGGACTGGAACGGGCTTTCGACCAGCATCTGACCGGCAAGCCCGGTGCCAAGCGGGTTGAGGTGACGGCGCGTGGCAAGATCGTGCGGGAACTCACGACCCGCCCCGACACGCCGGGAAACAGCATCAAGCTGACCATCGACGCGGGGTTGCAGGAATATGCCGGACGGCGGCTGGCGACGCAGAGCGGCGCGGTGGTCGTTCTGGACTGTCACAATGGGGACGTGCTGGCGATGGCCTCGATGCCCAGCTTCGACCCCAACAGTTTTTCCGATGGCATAAGCCATATGGAATGGGAAATGCTGTCGAAGGACGACCATGTCCCCCTTCGCAACAAGGTACTACAAGGCCTTTTTCCGCCCGGTTCAACGGTCAAGCCCATGGTGGCGCTGGCGCTGCTGGAGGCGGGTGTCGGCCCGCAGGAAACCATTAGCTGCGGCGGCGCGATACGGGTCGGCAATACCCTGTTTCACTGCCACAAGCGGCGCGGCCATGGCGCGCTCAACATGCGCGGCGCCATTGCGCAAAGCTGCGATATTTATTTCTACCAGATGGCCCAGCGCGTCGGTATGGACCGAATCGCCCGCATGGCCCGGCTATGCGGCATGGGGCAGAAATTCGATCTGCCTTTTCCCAGCCAGAGCTATGGCACGGTGCCTGACCCCGCCTGGAAACAAAAAAAATATGATCAGTCGTGGCAAGTCTATGACACGGTCAATGCAACGATCGGCCAGGGCTATATGCTCATCAATCCGCTCCAGATGGCGGTGATGGCGGCACGGCTGGCGACTGGCCGAATATTGATGCCCAATTTCATATTCGGTACCAAGCGAACGGAACCCGGCACGATCGGCGCTTCGGACGAACATCTGACGGTGATCCGGGACGCGATGAATGCGGTGGTCAATGGCGGCGGCACCGGTGGCGCGGCGCGGATGAGCATTCCCGGCGTCCAACTCGCGGGCAAGACCGGCACCGCGCAGGTCCGCCGCATTACCATGGCGGAGCGTGGGGGCGGTGTGCGCGGCAACGCCTCCCTCCCCTTCAAGCTGCGCGATCATGCCCTGTTTCAGGGCTTCGCCCCGTTCGACAATCCGCGCTACGCCATCGCCTGCATCATCGAGCATGGCGGTCATACGAACCGGATAGAAGATGCGCCGATGATCGCCAGCGACACGCTGTCCTTCCTGTTCGACCCACAAAAGGCGATGGAAAAGCTGGTCAAACTGGAAGAGGGCTGGGGCGGAACGCCTGCCCAACGTGCGTCCAAGCAAATGGACGCCTTTCGGCGCGCCAAGGCGGCGGAGAAAGGTGAGTTCCTTCCCGATGCCGAAAACGCGAGCGAAAACACCACCCCCCCCTCTGCCAACGCAACGCAAGCCGCGCGCCCGGCCCCGTCCGCCGCAAATGCCACAGACAGTGTCGACGATGCGCCACTCCCTCCCGTCCCGGCGACCAGTGGAGCGACGACGCAATGA
- a CDS encoding DUF6602 domain-containing protein: MHPAFQSLIVNRAAIAVAAAGAIQKINHKGLKGQLRELVVRELLEPLLPPGCVIGSGEVVSAYGGTSNQIDVVVADRRVLPPVLIRDAGIFPLEACLLIAVEK, encoded by the coding sequence GTGCACCCCGCCTTCCAATCTCTGATCGTCAATCGCGCCGCGATCGCGGTCGCAGCGGCCGGCGCTATTCAGAAGATCAATCACAAGGGCCTCAAGGGCCAACTGCGCGAGCTAGTTGTGCGCGAACTGCTCGAACCGCTGCTGCCGCCCGGGTGTGTCATCGGTTCGGGAGAAGTCGTTTCGGCCTATGGCGGGACCTCGAACCAGATCGACGTCGTCGTCGCCGATCGGCGCGTGCTTCCGCCCGTCCTGATCCGCGACGCGGGTATTTTCCCGTTAGAAGCCTGCCTGTTGATTGCCGTTGAGAAGTGA
- a CDS encoding ectonucleotide pyrophosphatase/phosphodiesterase has protein sequence MSVRGLAALAILLLPVACAPLTPHPLAAAPASATAAAKAPVTILVSIDGFRPDYLDRGVTPNLGKLAAQGVTASMRPSFPSKTFPNHWAIVTGDRPDRSGIVANKMEDAARPGETFTMESDDPFWWNGVEPIWVTAERAGIRTATMFWPGSNVAWGGMRDQKWPHAIAGGTRPSDWAQFNQAIGGEQRVNQVIDVLRRPSDIRPRFVTLYFDIVDTMGHSKGPDAPETTAAVTEVDALIGKLTAGLSTLDQPANLVILSDHGMEQTSSERTIALDGFVRASDYRLIESGPYASMTALPGREKALERALLRPHPHMHCWRKDQIPARFHYGAHPRVPPYLCLAETGWTIAATKPTSASVGGNHGYDNQAPEMAALFIASGPAFNRTFRPPEGFPNVNIYALLARLIGVAPQPNDGDPAVLDGLLARP, from the coding sequence GCCAGCGTCGGCAACGGCTGCGGCCAAGGCGCCGGTCACGATCCTCGTCTCCATCGACGGCTTTCGACCCGACTATCTTGATCGCGGCGTTACGCCCAATCTGGGCAAGCTGGCGGCGCAAGGTGTGACAGCATCGATGCGTCCGTCCTTCCCGTCAAAAACCTTTCCCAATCACTGGGCGATTGTCACCGGCGATCGACCCGACCGCAGTGGCATCGTGGCCAACAAGATGGAGGATGCCGCCCGTCCCGGCGAGACGTTCACGATGGAAAGCGATGATCCTTTCTGGTGGAACGGAGTCGAACCCATCTGGGTCACGGCAGAACGAGCGGGCATACGCACCGCGACGATGTTCTGGCCGGGCAGCAACGTGGCGTGGGGCGGCATGCGGGATCAGAAATGGCCGCACGCCATCGCGGGGGGCACGCGCCCCAGCGACTGGGCACAGTTCAACCAGGCCATTGGCGGCGAACAGCGCGTCAATCAGGTGATCGACGTGCTCCGGCGCCCCAGCGATATTCGACCGCGCTTTGTCACGCTCTATTTCGATATCGTCGATACAATGGGCCATAGCAAGGGGCCGGATGCCCCGGAAACCACGGCCGCCGTGACAGAGGTGGACGCCTTGATCGGCAAGCTGACGGCTGGGCTTTCCACGCTCGATCAACCCGCAAACCTTGTCATCCTGTCAGATCACGGCATGGAGCAGACATCGAGCGAACGAACGATCGCGCTGGACGGATTCGTGCGCGCAAGCGACTATCGCCTGATCGAATCTGGCCCCTATGCGTCCATGACGGCGCTGCCCGGTCGGGAAAAGGCGCTTGAGCGCGCGCTGTTGCGCCCGCATCCCCATATGCATTGCTGGCGCAAGGATCAGATTCCGGCGCGCTTCCATTATGGCGCCCATCCGCGCGTGCCGCCCTATCTGTGTCTGGCGGAAACGGGTTGGACGATTGCGGCGACGAAACCGACCAGCGCATCGGTCGGCGGCAATCATGGCTATGACAATCAGGCGCCCGAAATGGCGGCGTTATTCATCGCATCCGGCCCGGCCTTCAACCGCACATTTCGGCCACCCGAAGGATTCCCTAACGTCAATATCTATGCCCTGCTCGCACGGTTGATCGGCGTCGCGCCGCAGCCCAATGATGGCGATCCGGCAGTGCTTGACGGCTTGCTGGCAAGGCCATAG
- the rodA gene encoding rod shape-determining protein RodA: MSMVPPALADYPWRVMALLLAIAGFGTIVLYSAATGSIFPWAANQAIRFCVFSAMALTLSRISVDTFARFAFPAYAAILIALVLVELIGGVAGGSQRWINLGFMQLQPSEFMKPAIVLAVARFYAMLPVGEIRRWNAIWPALALIGVPWALVLIQPDLGTATMIAAGGVTVMFLAGLPLRLFIGTGLTLAAIIPIAFSFLHDYQQKRVLIFMDPESDPLGAGYHISQSKIAIGSGGVFGKGFLNGTQSHLDYLPEGHTDFVFATMAEEWGLVGGVLLILAFCILFRWGIRVAMRTTDKFARLTAAGLITTVFFYVAINLMMVMGLAPVVGIPLPFMSYGGSSMLTVMLCIGIVMSIDRSNRRGQNRGNWG, from the coding sequence ATGAGCATGGTTCCTCCCGCCCTGGCGGACTATCCATGGCGCGTCATGGCCTTGTTGCTGGCGATCGCCGGGTTCGGCACGATCGTGCTCTATAGCGCAGCAACGGGCAGCATTTTCCCCTGGGCAGCAAATCAGGCTATCCGCTTCTGCGTCTTTTCCGCGATGGCGCTGACCCTCAGCCGCATATCCGTCGACACCTTCGCGCGGTTCGCCTTCCCAGCCTATGCCGCCATCCTTATCGCGCTGGTGCTGGTTGAGTTGATCGGCGGCGTAGCCGGCGGGAGCCAGCGCTGGATCAATCTGGGCTTCATGCAATTACAGCCCTCCGAATTCATGAAGCCCGCCATCGTGCTCGCCGTCGCCCGCTTTTACGCGATGCTGCCCGTGGGCGAGATTCGGCGATGGAACGCCATCTGGCCCGCATTGGCGCTAATCGGCGTGCCATGGGCGCTAGTGCTGATCCAGCCGGATCTGGGCACCGCGACCATGATCGCTGCGGGCGGAGTCACGGTCATGTTCCTCGCTGGCTTGCCGTTACGCCTGTTCATTGGAACGGGCCTCACCCTGGCCGCCATTATCCCCATCGCCTTCAGCTTCCTGCACGATTATCAGCAAAAGCGCGTGTTGATCTTCATGGACCCCGAAAGCGATCCGCTGGGCGCGGGCTATCATATCAGCCAATCGAAGATCGCGATCGGGTCGGGCGGCGTGTTTGGCAAGGGCTTCCTCAACGGAACACAAAGCCACCTCGACTATCTGCCAGAGGGGCATACCGATTTCGTATTTGCGACCATGGCGGAGGAATGGGGGCTGGTCGGCGGGGTCCTGCTGATCCTGGCATTTTGTATCCTGTTTCGCTGGGGGATTCGCGTTGCCATGCGGACAACCGACAAGTTCGCCCGCCTGACGGCCGCTGGCCTTATCACCACCGTTTTCTTCTATGTCGCCATCAACCTGATGATGGTCATGGGGCTGGCGCCGGTCGTCGGCATTCCTTTGCCCTTCATGTCCTATGGCGGTTCCTCAATGCTGACCGTGATGCTGTGCATCGGCATCGTGATGTCCATCGACCGCTCCAATCGTCGCGGCCAAAACCGCGGAAATTGGGGATAA
- the mreC gene encoding rod shape-determining protein MreC — translation MARPASRRPGYNRKAQYGLFASYVLAMSGAAIGLLMVVVAIFDPTGFSAIRSGTAEITRPVSAGLKSMVSGVGTIDERIAAFWRAGSQNVALRRQVESDRNRIIEAKAIAQENLRLKKLLKLVDEDGSEVVAARLISSSASSTRRFARLNAGRSQGAMPGMPVRAPEGLVGRIFTAGANSADVLLLTDTNNIVPVRRASDNIPAISTGMGDGSVEVRALSAGQNPFKPGDLVVTSGIGGIYQPNIPVAVIVRVQGEIAFAVPLANPAKVEAVVVERPFEQAVTRPEPGASPAGEALPTPAENAATP, via the coding sequence ATGGCGCGGCCTGCCAGCCGACGCCCCGGCTATAACCGGAAGGCGCAATATGGTCTTTTCGCCAGCTATGTGCTGGCGATGTCGGGCGCCGCCATCGGCTTGTTGATGGTTGTCGTCGCGATCTTCGACCCGACTGGCTTTTCGGCGATACGATCGGGCACGGCGGAAATTACCCGGCCCGTATCGGCCGGCCTCAAAAGCATGGTGAGCGGTGTCGGCACGATCGACGAACGCATTGCCGCCTTCTGGCGCGCGGGATCGCAAAATGTCGCGTTGCGCCGTCAGGTCGAATCCGACCGTAACCGCATTATCGAGGCCAAGGCCATCGCGCAGGAAAATCTGCGCCTGAAAAAGCTGCTGAAGCTGGTGGATGAGGATGGCAGCGAAGTGGTCGCCGCCCGTCTCATCAGTTCATCGGCCAGCAGCACCCGCCGCTTTGCGCGGCTGAACGCGGGGCGGTCGCAAGGTGCCATGCCGGGCATGCCTGTGCGCGCGCCGGAGGGACTGGTCGGGCGCATCTTCACCGCTGGCGCCAACAGTGCCGACGTACTGCTGCTAACTGACACCAACAATATCGTGCCGGTACGGCGCGCCAGCGACAATATCCCGGCCATTTCCACTGGCATGGGCGACGGTTCGGTTGAGGTACGCGCCCTGTCAGCAGGCCAGAACCCCTTCAAGCCAGGCGATCTGGTTGTCACATCTGGCATTGGCGGCATCTATCAGCCCAATATCCCCGTCGCGGTCATCGTGCGCGTACAGGGCGAGATCGCCTTCGCCGTGCCCCTCGCCAACCCCGCCAAGGTCGAGGCTGTCGTGGTTGAGCGTCCGTTCGAACAGGCCGTGACACGCCCCGAACCGGGCGCATCGCCAGCGGGCGAAGCCCTTCCCACCCCTGCTGAAAACGCGGCAACTCCATGA
- the mutL gene encoding DNA mismatch repair endonuclease MutL, producing the protein MSIRRLPEHLVNRIAAGEVVERPASALKEIVENSVDAGATRIAIRIANGGLDRIEVSDDGCGMDPADMALALERHATSKLPDDAIEQVATLGFRGEALPSIASVARLSIDSRPRGGEGWNRTIDNGVIVDEGPAALPPGTRVTVEQLFARVPARRKFLRSPKSEYAACLDVIRRLAMAHPGIAFSLEHDGRRSLSVQGNEAREERVAALTDRALADNHVIVSLEREGVRLSGVASLPTYHRGVGDHQFLFVNGRPVRDRLLIGALRGAYADVLARDRHPIVALFLDMPPLEVDVNVHPAKTEVRFRDPAMIRGMIVSGLRRALDEAGFRSVQRADPAALGAWRAEPVSPTPIGAMPIFEAAAVPYQPMAPSSHVPSYMSDRRTSFLTPPPQARGEPAAAPPPEGNSFPLGVARGQVARTYIVAEAEDGLVIVDQHAAHERLTLERMRRAMEGQGVQSQALLLPEVVELDEVACDRLEPRAAELKEFGLDIERFGPSAILVRAMPAMLGQSDVQGLIADLADDLAAYDSALSLKERLDLVAATMACHGSVRAGRVLSVAEMNALLREMEVTPRSGQCNHGRPTWVKLGHGDIEKLFGRK; encoded by the coding sequence ATGTCAATACGCCGCCTCCCCGAACATTTGGTCAATCGTATCGCTGCCGGTGAAGTGGTGGAAAGGCCAGCCAGCGCGCTCAAGGAAATCGTTGAGAATTCGGTCGATGCGGGAGCCACCCGGATCGCCATTCGCATCGCCAATGGCGGCCTCGACAGGATAGAGGTGAGTGACGATGGCTGTGGCATGGACCCGGCCGACATGGCGCTCGCGCTGGAGCGTCACGCGACCTCCAAACTGCCCGACGACGCCATCGAACAGGTCGCCACGCTGGGCTTTCGGGGTGAGGCGCTGCCCTCCATCGCCAGCGTTGCCCGTCTGTCCATCGACAGCCGTCCCCGTGGCGGCGAAGGCTGGAACCGGACCATCGATAATGGAGTGATCGTGGACGAGGGACCGGCCGCCCTGCCGCCGGGCACGCGCGTTACCGTCGAGCAGCTCTTTGCCCGCGTACCCGCCCGCCGCAAGTTTCTGCGCTCCCCCAAATCGGAATATGCCGCTTGTCTGGACGTCATCCGACGACTGGCGATGGCGCACCCGGGAATCGCCTTCAGCCTGGAGCACGATGGTCGCCGGTCGCTATCCGTGCAGGGGAATGAAGCCCGGGAGGAGCGCGTCGCGGCGCTGACGGACAGGGCGCTGGCCGACAATCATGTGATCGTGTCGCTAGAGAGGGAGGGGGTGCGGCTGTCCGGCGTCGCCTCGCTGCCCACCTATCATCGCGGGGTCGGCGATCACCAGTTCCTGTTCGTCAATGGTCGCCCTGTACGCGATCGGCTGCTGATCGGGGCGTTGCGCGGAGCCTATGCCGATGTGTTGGCGCGCGATCGGCATCCGATAGTGGCGCTGTTTCTGGATATGCCGCCGCTGGAAGTGGACGTGAATGTCCATCCCGCCAAGACCGAGGTGCGCTTTCGCGATCCGGCGATGATCCGGGGGATGATCGTCAGCGGGTTGCGCCGTGCGCTGGACGAAGCCGGTTTCCGGTCGGTCCAGCGCGCCGATCCGGCGGCGCTGGGCGCGTGGCGGGCGGAGCCGGTATCGCCCACGCCCATCGGTGCCATGCCGATATTCGAAGCCGCCGCCGTGCCGTATCAACCCATGGCGCCCTCATCGCATGTACCCAGCTATATGAGCGACCGGCGCACCAGTTTCCTGACGCCGCCGCCGCAGGCTCGTGGCGAACCCGCCGCTGCGCCGCCCCCTGAGGGGAACAGCTTTCCCTTGGGCGTTGCGCGGGGACAGGTGGCGCGCACCTATATCGTCGCGGAAGCGGAGGACGGTCTGGTGATTGTAGATCAGCATGCCGCGCATGAACGGCTGACGCTGGAGCGGATGCGGCGGGCGATGGAGGGACAGGGGGTTCAAAGCCAGGCTCTACTACTACCCGAAGTGGTCGAACTGGACGAGGTGGCCTGCGACCGGCTGGAACCGCGCGCCGCCGAACTCAAGGAATTTGGATTGGATATCGAGCGGTTCGGCCCATCGGCGATACTGGTCCGGGCCATGCCCGCTATGCTGGGGCAAAGCGACGTGCAGGGCCTGATCGCCGACCTTGCCGATGATCTGGCCGCCTATGACAGTGCATTGTCGCTCAAGGAACGGCTGGATCTGGTCGCCGCGACCATGGCGTGCCACGGATCGGTGCGCGCCGGGCGGGTGCTCAGCGTCGCCGAAATGAACGCCCTTCTGCGGGAAATGGAAGTGACGCCCCGGAGTGGTCAGTGCAACCATGGCAGGCCGACCTGGGTAAAGCTGGGCCATGGCGACATCGAGAAACTGTTCGGGAGGAAATGA